Proteins encoded together in one Bradyrhizobium sp. PSBB068 window:
- the secG gene encoding preprotein translocase subunit SecG, whose amino-acid sequence MQTVVIIIHLMIVAVMIGAVLLQKSEGGGLGMGGGAGFMSSRGTANLLTRTTAILAVGFFVTSLFLSWYAGYDRKPSSIIGTGAPAQTQPAGGTPLTPPTSGGILDSLKKTDEQQGQQAPSGPQAPRSQ is encoded by the coding sequence ATGCAGACTGTCGTTATCATTATTCATCTCATGATCGTCGCCGTCATGATCGGCGCCGTCCTGCTGCAGAAATCCGAAGGCGGTGGCCTCGGCATGGGCGGCGGAGCCGGCTTCATGTCGAGCCGCGGCACCGCGAATTTGCTGACGCGGACCACCGCGATCCTCGCGGTCGGCTTCTTCGTGACCAGCCTGTTCCTGTCCTGGTACGCCGGCTACGACCGCAAGCCGAGCTCGATCATCGGCACCGGCGCACCGGCGCAGACCCAGCCGGCCGGCGGCACGCCGCTAACGCCCCCGACCTCGGGCGGCATCCTCGATTCGCTGAAGAAGACCGACGAGCAGCAGGGCCAGCAGGCTCCGAGCGGCCCGCAGGCACCACGGTCGCAATAA
- a CDS encoding helix-turn-helix domain-containing protein: MDTLVDDLSQRLALRIKLERDGRGWSLAELAERAGVSKATISKIERAEVSPTAVVLVRLASAFDLTLAGLMLRAEGQGERLSRAATQPLWRDPETGYLRRQVFSRPDHPVELVRVELPPKQSVTLPASSYAHIRQLVWVLSGSLVITEGGARHLLATGDCFGFGPPAETTFANETNTGCTYVVALARS, encoded by the coding sequence ATGGATACTTTGGTAGACGACCTGAGCCAACGCCTGGCGCTGCGGATCAAGCTCGAACGCGATGGCCGGGGCTGGTCGCTGGCCGAGCTTGCCGAACGCGCCGGCGTCTCGAAGGCGACCATCAGCAAGATCGAGCGCGCCGAGGTCAGTCCCACCGCGGTCGTGCTGGTGCGCCTCGCATCGGCCTTCGACCTCACGCTGGCCGGCCTGATGCTGCGCGCCGAGGGCCAGGGTGAGCGGCTGTCGCGTGCCGCGACGCAGCCGCTCTGGCGCGATCCGGAAACCGGCTATCTGCGCCGCCAGGTGTTCAGCCGCCCCGATCATCCGGTCGAGCTGGTGCGGGTCGAGTTACCGCCGAAGCAATCCGTCACCCTGCCCGCCTCGTCCTATGCCCATATCCGCCAGCTGGTCTGGGTCTTGAGCGGAAGCCTCGTCATCACCGAAGGCGGCGCGCGCCATCTGCTCGCGACCGGCGATTGCTTCGGCTTCGGCCCGCCGGCGGAAACGACCTTCGCCAACGAGACCAACACCGGCTGCACCTATGTGGTCGCCCTTGCCCGGAGCTGA